Proteins from a single region of Pseudomonas quebecensis:
- a CDS encoding efflux RND transporter periplasmic adaptor subunit — protein MKKPFLTIGRVVLTLLIVSFAVVVVWRMVMYYMFAPWTRDGHIRADIVQIAPDVSGLIQRVDVHDNQLVSKGQVLFAVDQDRFKLALRQAQAAVADRQETLAQAQREYKRNRGLGNLVPSEQLEESQSRVARAQSALAEAQVTVDSAQLNLDRSVIRSPVDGYVNDRAPRTQEFVTAGRPVLSVVDSNSFHIDGYFEETKLDGIHVGMGVDIRVIGDNARLHGHVQSIVAGIEDRDRSSGSNLLPNVNPAFSWVRLAQRIPVRIAFDEVPADFRMIAGRTATVSIIDDQPKDGARP, from the coding sequence ATGAAAAAACCTTTTTTGACTATTGGCCGTGTGGTCCTGACGCTGCTGATCGTGAGTTTTGCGGTGGTGGTGGTGTGGCGCATGGTCATGTACTACATGTTTGCGCCCTGGACCCGTGACGGGCACATCCGTGCCGACATCGTACAGATCGCCCCGGACGTGTCCGGGCTGATCCAGCGCGTGGATGTGCACGACAACCAATTGGTAAGCAAAGGCCAGGTGCTGTTTGCGGTCGACCAGGACCGCTTCAAACTGGCGCTGCGTCAGGCCCAGGCCGCCGTGGCCGACCGCCAGGAAACCCTGGCGCAGGCCCAGCGCGAATATAAGCGCAACCGTGGCCTCGGCAACCTGGTGCCCAGCGAACAGTTGGAAGAAAGCCAGTCTCGCGTGGCCCGCGCCCAATCGGCCCTGGCCGAAGCCCAGGTGACGGTGGATTCGGCGCAGCTCAACCTCGACCGTTCGGTAATCCGCAGCCCCGTGGACGGCTACGTCAACGACCGCGCGCCGCGCACCCAGGAGTTCGTCACCGCGGGGCGCCCGGTGTTGTCGGTGGTGGACAGCAACTCGTTTCACATCGACGGCTATTTCGAAGAGACCAAGCTCGACGGTATCCACGTCGGCATGGGCGTCGACATCCGCGTGATCGGCGACAACGCCCGTTTGCACGGGCATGTGCAGAGCATCGTCGCCGGCATCGAAGACCGCGACCGCAGCAGTGGCTCCAACCTGCTGCCCAACGTCAACCCGGCGTTCAGTTGGGTACGGCTTGCCCAGCGAATCCCGGTGCGCATTGCCTTTGACGAGGTGCCGGCGGACTTTCGCATGATCGCCGGGCGTACCGCCACGGTGTCGATCATTGACGACCAACCCAAGGACGGAGCCCGGCCATGA
- a CDS encoding DUF1656 domain-containing protein produces MIGDLDISGVFLPTLLVLMGITYVLFLVVHGLLTRLHFYRLVWHRALFNVGLYALLLGAVDSLSRYLMT; encoded by the coding sequence ATGATCGGTGATCTGGATATCAGTGGGGTGTTCCTGCCCACGCTGCTGGTGCTGATGGGCATTACGTACGTGCTGTTTCTGGTGGTGCACGGGTTATTGACCCGCCTCCACTTCTATCGCCTGGTCTGGCACCGGGCATTGTTCAATGTGGGGCTCTACGCGCTGTTGCTGGGCGCGGTGGACTCACTCAGTCGATACCTGATGACATGA